The nucleotide window GGCGAGGAGTTGAACATGAAGGAAACCGCCGAGGTAATGGAAATTACCGAGGGCCGTGTCTCCCAGCTCCACTCACAGGCCCTGAAAAAACTCAGGGAACACTTCAGAAACCGCTTCGAAACCGACTGAAAACAAAGGAGAATATAATGCCCGCTGATACCAGTATGCGCATCCTTGTCGTGGACGACTTCTCCACCATGAGAAAGATCATCAAGAACATCCTGCGTCAGCTCGGGTTCACCAACATAGTGGAAGCCGACGACGGCACCACTGCGTGGGATGTTCTCAACAAAGACAATATCGACTTCATCGTTTCCGACTGGAACATGCCCAACATGTCCGGAATCGAACTGCTCCGCAAGGTTCGCGGCAGCGAAGAGTATGCCGACCTGCCCTTCCTGATGGTCACTGCAGAAGCACAGCAGGAGAACATCATCGAAGCCGTGCAGGCCAAGGTGTCCAACTACATCGTCAAGCCGTTCACTCCGGAGACCATGAGCCAGAAGATCGAAAAGATTTTCCAGAACTAGCTCTGTTGATGGAACCGAACTATGCTGCTGTTGGTTGTTCCGGACGAGCCCGAAGAGCTTACTGAAAACGGAGACGGTGATTCCGGCTCGTCCCAACAACTCAAGGCGCAGCTAGACGACAGCGAAGCCAGCAAGGCTTCGCAGAAGGTTGACCTTGACCTCGACGACGCTCCCTTTCTGGAGGACGAAGACGAGGACGAGGAAGATATTGAAGATTTCGAGGAGGCCCCCCTCGAAGAAGAGAAAGAAGAGAAACCCAAGCGGCAACTGCCCGCCTTTCTCCGTAACAAGCTCTTTTACATGGGGCTTTTGATACTCGCCCTGCTCATCATTATAGCTGTGCTCCTTTTCTCGCGCAGTCCTGCTCCCCCGGAACAGCCGGAAACAGAAACCAAGGCGGAAGAACCCGCCGAACCGCAACCGCAAACGCCCACTCCGGAACCTGAAGTACAGGAACCCGAGGATATCCTGCTGCGTCTCGATCCCTTCCTCGTGGAGCAACTGGACGAAGACGGCAACATCCGGTTCCTCGAAATACGCATTGTCCTGACAACGCAGGATCAGCAAATGGCCCTGCAATTCAATCAGGAAACGTTTACGGTCAGAAACGCGCTCTACTACTATCTCAAGAATAAGGATCTCACGTTCCTGACCGAAGAGAAATACGGCGACAAGCTCAAAGAGGAGCTTCTGGCCGTAATCAACCAGTACATAGGAGTCGGGCGTTTCGACACCATCCTTTTTGAACAATACCTTGTGAGGTGAGGCATGAGTACCTCTCCCATCGAGCTGCCGCTTCTCATAGCCCAGCTCCCGCATGTCCAGAAGCTTGCCAACGCAGAGCAGGTGAAGCCCGAGGTGCAACGCAGCCTCTTCGCCCCGCTCATCGCCAAGCACGTGCGTGAAGACGACAACACCAAGGTCGGCAAGGTGGACAAAAAGGACGAGGCACAGGCCGTGGACCGCGACGGCAGCCACGGCGGCGGTGGGCAAAGCGGCAGAAAGCGCTCGGAAAAAGACCACGACGAAGAGACCAACGCTTCCGATCCGTCCCCGTGGTCAGGCAACATCGTGGACATGAAGGTCTGAGCGCATTGATTTTTCCTCGCGATTTCGAGATACTCCATCTTCAATCGTTACAGCCAAACCACCGGACGCCATGGAAACTTCCACACTGCTCCTTTTATTCTTCACGCTCAGCGAGCTCGCCCTGCTCGTGGTGGTCGTCCTGTTCTTCCTGCGACTGAAAAAGTCCGAAGCGCTGCTGAAGCACCTTCAGACCAAACAGGAGGACTTCGTCAACCGGCTTCAGTTCAACGCCAAGCTGGAAAACGAACTCGTCTCCACTTTCGAACAACGCCAGATTGAACTTGCCTCGCTCAACGAAGAGCTGGAAAAGCGCGAAAAAAAGCTCAACATGCTCATCGAGCGCGCCGACGAATACGCCAAGTCGCCGCAGTTCATGCGCAACATCATTCTTTCCGGTTACAAGGCGGGCAAAAGCCCCGCCCAACTCGCCCGCAAGTTCGACCTGAGCATCGAGGAAGTGGAACTCATCATCGGGCAGGCCTGATGCGCATCCGTGGCGGCGGCA belongs to Desulfovibrio oxyclinae DSM 11498 and includes:
- a CDS encoding flagellar basal body-associated FliL family protein, whose amino-acid sequence is MLLLVVPDEPEELTENGDGDSGSSQQLKAQLDDSEASKASQKVDLDLDDAPFLEDEDEDEEDIEDFEEAPLEEEKEEKPKRQLPAFLRNKLFYMGLLILALLIIIAVLLFSRSPAPPEQPETETKAEEPAEPQPQTPTPEPEVQEPEDILLRLDPFLVEQLDEDGNIRFLEIRIVLTTQDQQMALQFNQETFTVRNALYYYLKNKDLTFLTEEKYGDKLKEELLAVINQYIGVGRFDTILFEQYLVR
- a CDS encoding chemotaxis response regulator CheY, whose amino-acid sequence is MPADTSMRILVVDDFSTMRKIIKNILRQLGFTNIVEADDGTTAWDVLNKDNIDFIVSDWNMPNMSGIELLRKVRGSEEYADLPFLMVTAEAQQENIIEAVQAKVSNYIVKPFTPETMSQKIEKIFQN